A region of the Numenius arquata chromosome 2, bNumArq3.hap1.1, whole genome shotgun sequence genome:
TGCCTTTTAATCTTCTAACCCTAGAATCATAGTCCTCTGTCTGTAATTATCATGCAAAAGAAATGTgcacctctgctgcagagcttTGTGTTTGAGGAGTAGATGTTTGGTTGGCTTTTCTTTTGGAGGTGCTTACAGGAGATAGATGCTCGAGTTCCTTAGGATTTGGATGCGTGATGCTCCCCTTTCCGTCGCAACCGTTAATACTGATTAACAGCAGCCGTGTACTTATATTGGCAGGGCAAAGCACATGGGACAGAGCACAAACTGTTGGACGTTTTTCAGAGGTGTGCTTGAAGCACGTTATTTCTGCGTTTGCAGGGCTGGAGGTTGCCTTCCAGCTCTGTCTGCCGGGGTTGGGGCTGTCCCTGTGGGAATTGTGGCTGGTCTCTGGGCGTTCAACCTGCCGGCCGGAGAGGTCGGTTAAATGGTGGCCATCTGCCATCCTCCTTCGGTCAGAGGTGgctctgggagagctggaggagagggacagggagcctCTCTCAGCAGCTGAGCAGGCACGTGTCATTTGGAGGTGGTTTTCCTGCAAATAGCTGAAGAGGTGAGGAAGGTGGCAGTAAGGGAATAAAGGAGTGGGGGATAAATTTCACTGAGTGGCCTTGCAGTGCTCATGTGCTCTCTTAACCTTGCCTTTCCAgggtttcccccttccctccctccctgtttcACATCAGTGCTTGGGTGGGAGCACCGTGGAGAGCAAATCCTAGTGTCTACCTCTGACTTTCTTTGCATCAGCCTTTCTAGTTGttacactagggaaaaaaaaccaaactgagatTCTAAGCATATTCAAGGTTTTATCATGATGTCTGCATTGGAGAGCTGCTTCTGTGCTCTTTCCTGGTCATCCCTGTCCACGAAACCCTGCTAGCTTACAGCAAAGACAGCTTTGGACGGTATGACCCTTATACAAAATACTGAACCCCAGCTATTGGAAGTGGTAATCTTGAAAATGACAGCTTGGAAGCTGTATTTTTACAGTCCCACCTGCTTATGGCCAAGCAGAGCACATGCgtagaaaaagaaattgtgggttttgacaagacaagaggtaacaggcacaaacttgaacataggaagttccatctaaacatgaggaggaacttctttcctttgagggtggcagagcactggaacaggctgcccagggaggtggtggagtctccgtctctgaagacattcaaaacccgcctggacatgttcctgtgcaacctgctttgggtggacatgttctggcagaggggttggactagatgatctccagaggtcccttccaaccccatatcattctgtgaatttTGGATGTCATTAAGGGTCAGCGTGAATGAAGAGGGGCTTTGGAGAGCACGCAAGCTGACCAGTTGTGTGCCTTCGGGTACACTCCAGTGGCACTGCTGTTGCTACCCACCAGGCTGCTACAGGTAGCAAGCAGTGCTGTCTCAGCAGAATAGAGGTGCTCCTATGGTCTGCGTGGCTCTTGAGAGGTGAGGAGGTCCTATGGGCTATACAGCCCTTGGGAGCTTGAGAGGTGAGGAGGTCCTATGGTCCGCATGGCCCTTGAGAGGCGAGACAGACATTAACGTGTGTGTTAATGAGCCTATCTATGGGGTACCCCTTGGAGCTGCCGTGGTTGATCTTTGTCTAGGGGAAGGGCAAGCTTTTGATGGCTTTGCAGTCCTTTGCCATAGGAAGGCTGCCAGTGTGGGTTTCTTCTTTGGACTGGTGCAGCGGCAGGCCAGAGTAAACTAGTCAGAATTAGAGGTTACATCAGGTGAAGCAAGTGTAGGGTAGCCCGGTATCAAGCACGCTAGGTCGCTGGGACTGAGGTGATGCTGTCTAGGAACAGTGGTTGTCTCCAGAAAGGCAGCGCCAAAATTATCAGTTGGTGGTCCTCAGTGTTACCCGTCTTGTCGCTGCCATTGCAATGGCGTTAAGTATTACTTCATTAAAGTAACTCTTCCTGTTGCATACTCTGCTGTTTCTATATTTAAATTACCGGTGCCGCAGTATTCAATTCAGACCACTGGAGAACAACCTTTGAAAACTGCAGTAATTATggaactgtgattttattttttttttcccttatttattAGATGTTAATAGTCTAATAATGGCCTTTAtagctttctagaaaaaaatattttaatttctgctgaTGTATTCATGTAGAAGATGGGTGAGGTGGTGAACTTGGCACTAGGAAGGTAATATGAGATGTGGGTTTTTGTAATGCATCTACTAAGGGAACGTGGCACCAGCCTGTGTTATTTACTGTAAGCATATTGCttgcaaagaattatttttttaaataggatatTAATTATTCTAATGATTCTCTGCTAAGACATAATGGCATGCAAACAAATACCGTGTTGACACCACAACATCTCAGTGATTTTAAGTGccagtttaataagtaaataggtttttcttccctctgtattTTTAAGAGGACTGTGAAAGTGCCCAGGCCACGTCTGGGTTGCAGAACAGACTTTATTGCCCCGTGTTCACCCAAGGAATAAATCCAGTGACTCAAAACTTGCGTGCGTGTGTGTGAATGTGCATGTTCCTGACCTACCGTGCTGACTGAAGAGCTGCAAAGGGATGTTTCATGCAACATGAACCGAGGGCTAAAATTACCAACACGCAGCGGAGAGGTGTGAGCCGGCAGGTAGCTGCCTAAAGAGGCGCTGAACGAGGAGGTAAAGTTACTCGTTATAAGGAATACGGTGCAGCTTGCGTTGCAGCAGGATTTGGGTTTGTCTCACTCCCTGATTTTTTATCACTagctctttgtttgtttgtgtgtttgttttttcattttgggaAGGATTGAGAAAGTGACATAAGCATATGTATACATCGCTGTGCTTAAAGCCAGCAATCACCGCCTGCCAATATAAATCTGTGCTGATGGCTTGGGGGAGAAGTAAATTGTAGGCAGAGCAAAGCTATTTTTGACCAGCTATTTGAGCAGTTCGCtttgctttatgttttcttttttaatgactgaGCTGGTAGTTAATCACACCCATCCCTGCACTTCAATAGAAAATTTGGGGATGGTTCCCAGCACGAGTACTGGTGAGCACAGGTGCAGGTGTTGCTGTTAACCCAGCTTTGCAAGAGCTGATGCGAAAGCGTATGAGCAgatgaaaaaaggaggagaaattggTGGTGGGAAACCCAGTGCACATTTTTTCTGGGGGAGGCATAAATTCTGCACCCCGTGCCTGCCTGAGGCTGGCAGGGCTCCGACTCCTGTTAGGGGGTGTGAAATGGAGGTATCCTGTTGTCCTTCTGTGTCGCCATGTCGTGCCTCCATCGCAGACGTTGCTCTCCTCCTCCAAAATAAAAAGGCTGGGCAAATACATCTCCAGGCAGGTTTAtcgaaccatagaatggtttgggttggaagggaccttaaagatcatggagttccaacccccctgccatgggcagggacacctcccactagaccaggttgctcaaagccccatccagcctggtcttgaacacctccagggatggggcagccacagcttctctgggcaacctgttccagtgcctcaccaccctcacaggaaagaacttcttcctaatctgtcatctaaatctcccctctttcagtttaaaaccattactcctcgtcctatcactccctccccatctctcctgtagcccctttaggtactggaaggagctgtaaggtctctccagagccttctcttctccaggctgaacaaccccaactctctcagcctgtcctcataggttGATGCATAGGTGGGCAGTGTAGTTGCTAATTGCAGGGACACGGTGAGGCTGTCAGGTTGGAGCCAGCCGGCGGCACGGTTTTATAGCTGGGACAGCCAGACCGTGTACACAAGCTGGCCAACTCCGTGCCTTCACTTTGCAGGAGAAGATGTGAGCGCACAAAGCCATGTGTTTACTAAAAAACTGTTGTAAGGAAATACCCAGTAACTGCATAGAGCTCTCTGCTGAGATACGATATGGGAACTGTCTGAGTCTTGCAACTGAGCTCTTGCAGTAGGAGCTGGAGCATGAGACCAGAATGACAGCATATGTACTGGGACAGGGAgctgggttgtggggtttttttttatttatttggtgttttggttgttttttttacagataatatGAACCTCAGCTTTATTGGTAGGCTGCATCCATGGTTGGAGTGCCTTGTGTTTATAGCAGGCCGGTATAGCTCCTGCATATATACAGAGAGACAGGTATACACACCATGTCTTTAGAGAGGTTCTGTTGGCCTGTACTTCTGGTACAGTTATGTTGGCCAAAGCTGTAGGTGCAGCGAAGCTCTAACATGGGCGCACCAGCAGAAAAAACAGCTGTTAGCATCACATATAGTTCGCTACATGACCCATTTTAAAGCTCTACAAGCGAGAAGATGGGGTTTTGTTAGTGGGTTGCCAGTTAGACCATGCATTCTGCATAACAATTTTTTATAGacactaatttatttatttattttcatctagGGAAAAATTCAAAGCTAGTGGTCAGCCATTACTGCTACGACATGTCTGAGCTGCTGCCCCAGCTGATGGTCCCTTCCTGTCGAGAGCTGTGGGATGGGAAAGAAGGTCTTTTGGACCTGGGCAGCTCCATGGGTCCAAGCTGAACTGATGGGCTGGCCAGATCTTTCCCTGGTGCAAAGGGGAGGCAGTACTTGGGAATGTCTGACTTGTAAAGGCTTCATTTGTGCTGAGACCATTAATTCACTTTACGCCGATTTAAGGTTTGCGACTTCTTTTTTACTCTTTGGGCACCAAAGGCAAACACTTCTAAATAGAGTCAATTTACAATATAATGAGTAAACGAAACAGTTAATGTGAGTGTGGAATGGATTAGATCCTACTTGTTGAGGTCTTTTTCAGATTTCAGATGTTGACGTCAAAACAGCTATTAATTCTTTTTCCAAATTGTTGTTTCAAGATAGGTAGAGCGTTTCCAAGTGCTTACCGTACCTTCTGGTTATAAACTGGAGGTGGGAGTTAACATGTGCTCATGAGATTACTGGGGGAGGCGTGCTCATGTTGGACCCTGGCTCTCATCGTCGACTGGCGGTATCCCTGCACGGCATGGGGACGGTGCAGCACTGCGTTTGGGTTTGGTGGGCTCAACGTGACTTTGAAGGTTTGCATTGATTTCTGACGGTCTCCTTTGTTTGCAGAGCAATAAAGCTAAATGGGTCCAGTCACTGGAATGACTCCGGATAAGAAAGCTGAAACGCCAGGAGCAGAAAAAGCTGCAGGACTACGGCAGTGTCACGGGATGGGAAGCTTGCCCGACGCGGGCGATGCCGGCCGGCCAAAGGCCACCGTGGTGGACAAAGATTCTGCAGACGACGAGCTCACAAATTTGAACTGGCTGCATGAAAATACTAACCTCCTAACAAACTTCAGCCTCGGAAGCGAGGGTCTTCCAATCGTTAGCCCCTTGTATGACATTGAGGGCGACAGCGTGCCATCCTTCTCGCCATCCTGCTACCAGAACCCTCCCAAAAAGTCCTCCACTTCCAAACCCCCTTACTCTTTCAGCCTTCTCATTTACATGGCGATCGAGCATTCCCCCAACAAGAGCTTGCCAGTCAAAGAAATCTACAGCTGGATCCTGGAGCGCTTCCCCTACTTCGCCACGGCACCCACCGGCTGGAAGAACTCAGTCCGACACAATCTCTCCTTGAACAAGTGTTTCCGAAAGGTGGAGAGAAGCCATGGCAAGGTGAGACCTGGTGGGAGGGAGGTGGATGGAGTTTGAAATTCAGGGGGAAATGGAGAAGACTCAGTTGTTCTCAAGGACTTTTTAGAGtgctttttcccctccatgtCCTCTAGCACTTTATTTGCAGCTGTAGATGGTTTGGAAATGCCACTTTTGACAAATCACAGGAATTCAGAAGTCACTTGAGTTTGTTATTTGGTGCTGACCTGGGTAGAGCTAGCTGTGGTGCATCCTTTTTAAAGCCAGCTAACATGATATTGCAAAGGACCCTGTTTCTACTTACTTACAGTTTTGTTAGCCTGCAGTACCCAGCCTGACACTTTGACATCGGTCTTAGGATGTCTTTTTGCTGAAGCTTCTTAAACTGgtgctctttctcttttccaatgCTGAAGTTTCGAGGTGTGTTCCCtccttctctgcttctccagcATGGCCACGGCTATGACTGCACCGTGAAGCAGAAGAGATGGGAGAAATACGCTAGCACGGGTGTTGCCTGTTTGGGTGCAGATGTGGTCTTCTGCAGGGCGCCCGTTGCTTGCAGGCCCGCTGCATGTACGTGGCTGTTTCTCAGTCTAACAGCTGTCTTTAATATTAAACTCTTTCCCTTCTGATCTTCTTTAGCACTGAGCACAGCTCTAGCTTGCCAACAACCCGTCTTAATTCCTGCATTTAATATACTGTTATATACGTAATATATGTTAATATACTTGCTTTAACCTGTGTCATAAcagtgtgtgtctctgtgtggtgCAGACACAAGCCAAGGGTGCTCTTTCCTGTACAAATTCTTCTTCTGACTTATACGACTTTACTAGTGACTTCCTTCCACCCCGCTCTCATTTATTTCCCACCCCGTTCCTCAAAGAGCTGGCTCCGGCTTaaataaaccaacaaaccacATCGCAAAAGTCAACAAACAAATTCTGGACCCGTGTGCTTGGAGGTCAGCCTGAGTGGTAAGAGGTTTGTTATCAGAAATGCATGCAATGCCTGGCGTGCTCGACAGCTTCTCGCTGTAGATATAGGTCCTGGAGCCTTGTACTGGTAGGACTGAACATCGCTGCTTCTCAACATCCCTGCTTTTACATTAAATTGTTAGGGTGTTGTTTTTCCAAGCAGCAGCtttgccctgaaaaaaaaaaaaatggcattttttgctGCTGTATGGCGAGTCCAGTGCAACTCCCCCATAGCCAAGTCCTGAGGAGTGTTAGACGGGCTTTTAATGTGGCTCCAGGTGCTGTAATGGAGTAACTGAGATACTGGAAGGTGTGCCTACATGAAGGACGTGAACCTGAGCCGTGACCACATGCTGTCACGGATGGCAAAGGTGTTCTTAAAGGACTGGGTGGCTCTATCCGGGAACAGACACACGAGTTTCAGAAGAATTGGTGCAGGGAAATCTCCTAAATCGGTGTACCAAGTTCCTGCTGTCTGTGGATCTGCCAAAGATCAGCTGTTTCCAGCCTGGAAACCCTCGCCGTCTAGGAGTTACCAGTCAAACCTTGTGTCTTGGCACGTGGGCAGCAGAACTGGCTGGTCCTCTGCTTACCCTGCCAACTcctcctggtctagtgggaggtgtccctgcccatggcaggggtgttggaacacgacaatctttaaggtcccttccaactcaaactattctatgattctgtgattgctggGCTCAGAGTGGCTGAAGGAAAGCCAAAGCATGGCTTGCTGCTGGGTGGGACACTTCtagtaggaaaaacaaaatgtagACTAGATGTCACCACTACCAGTAAGGTGATGGTGATGTGCACTGTCAGCATTTTCCCAAGACTCTAGAGACTGCACAACTCTCTAATTCCTAAGAACAGAAACtgcatttgtcaaaaaaaaaaaccaccccaaaaaagtCCCTCCTGAATCTTTGCCAGAGCTTCCCCATTTCCAGCACACAGTAGTTGAATCTTTACCCTCTACCCTGCTCAGAAAAGGACCAAATGAGGGTACTGCTCCAAATTCTTCCTACAAAATAAGCCTGCGGAACACGCAGACTCCACAGGGGATGTCAGGAATGCTGCAGACCCCTTTGGATGAGCTCCTCAGGTGTCACTTTTTGCAGTGAGTGGCCGTAGCTTGCAAGCTTGTCTTGGTAGTCATAATTGCCTGTAACCATGTGCTAGCAATGCCTTTGGGTGCTTCTCTGAGACAGCaagataattttgtattttcttccattttttttttctttattaatggcATCTTCATTGTGTCTCAAAGGGAGCATGTAGTCAGGTTTCTTCTGTCCCAAGTGCCCGTGGAAGCAGAGGTGCCTATGGCATGCTGCACGAGAGgagcatgttttattttgtaatgtcATGGTAAGAAGGGCTTTAAAACCTTTCAGATGAATCTGGGCTCTCACATCGGGAGACTGTAAATGTGTGACGTGAGGGGAGTGTCTGTGCCCCTCCCGTGGTGGGGCAGGCTGCTTTCTGACACCTCCCTGCCTATTGCTGCCCGCCGTCAGCTACGAAATCGTCTCTTGGAGGTCTGGCAGCAAAAGTATGAAGAGTCCTTCCTCGTGTTTGCCATAACGCTAATGTTTTGGTTTGGACTTCATGTTTCAAAGAGAATCTCCAGTTTTGGGGCACATTTTGGCTGGTGCTAAcctggaggaggtgctgcaggagcGTCCTGACTGCTCCCAGACGTTGCCCACAAGACCCTGCTATAGCAGATCTGgcgttaaaaaaaacaaacctccaagGCACGTGCAGGTGATCCCCCAGGACCAAGTCTCTCACTCCGCAGAGCTATTTCCACCGAGCTCCACCACATCATGCTGCAGAGGTAGCCATGGATGGTGGTTCGCTTTGCATGTATTTTCATGTATATATGGCAAATCTCTGCTAAAATATACATTACCCGTTCTGTATGCGCCTATTGGATCTATCGAAGTGGTTTGTCAAGGTTTACCCCAGGTGATAGACTTAGGAGCTGAAATACCCTATCTCATTAGAGCTACAGTTGAGCTTGTGTCATCCAGACAGACGAGATTTCAGTGATTCTCTGGAAATGGCGGTTGGGAGCTGCTGAACAGCAAGGGGATGATGCTGGAGCCAGTCCCTGGGCCTTCCAGTGTACCTGTTGTGGCCCTGGTACCCCTGGAGATGTGGAGGTGTGATTGTGGGCTAGCGGTCCTCGGAAGATACGGGTAATGCTCTTTGCATCTTTAGCGCTGTCATGCAGCCTGGGGGTCAGGGGGACAGAGGTCTACAGAGGGAGATTGCTTTTTCTGAGGGAGCAGTGTCTGATGTACAGCACAGGAGGACCTGAAGTGAAATGCAGTTTGGAGCTGGAAGCCCTGAAGAGTCTCCGTGCTCTTTGCTGGACTTGCTTTTACAATTGtgagtttgtggatttttttcttaatcgaTACCACTGGGGAGAAAAGGTGTGAGGAGGCGTCTCTTTTGCTCAGTGTCTGATTGTAGGACAAATAATTTAGGacaattaattttcctctttatGTTGAAAGAACTAGCAggctcaaaaattatttttttttctttatgtagtAAAGATGTGAAGAAACCCTTGAAAAGAACAGGAGGtgctttatcatagaatcatagaatggttcgggttggaagggaccttaaagatcatccagttccaacccccctgccgtgggaccTATATTGCTTAACTTCTGGCATATCGAATTTAATATCAAGAATGACTAGCACAGTGGTGCTTACGTTGTTAGGCACatcaaaaatatataaattaggCTTTCAGATTTTGGGAAAAGTGGGAATAATCCATTGTGTAGCTCGGCATCCAGCAAGTTGCTTTGACAGGGTGGTATAAAGTTAAATGAGTATGTGGCTGTACCTAAGCAAAGGGAAAGGCACTTTGGTTTCTTACTTGGAAACCTGTTAATCAAAAGACTGCTGATCAATTCACTGATGCCTGGACAGACACTTAAATTTACAGCTGCATTTATTTAACAAGTGTTTAAATAAGGTTTACAGCTTTCCAGTGGACGATCATGAATGGAAATAGGGCTTTAGAGGAGGGGCTTTGGAGATGTTATCCCAAGCTGCAAGACGGGTGCTTCCATACTGTATGTCGAGGGTCTCGGAACCATACGCTCAGTTTGGGAGCATCCATGCAGGTGACCTGAGGAGCTACCTGAGGACGATGTACATCAGCCATCCAGCGGCGGGTGCCTACATCATTGCACCGTGCTGCATCTCGGGAATATTAAATTAGAAATCACTGTGACAGCCTGGCTTCTGGATGCTTCTAATTTGCAGTACTTCTTTCTTGCAGGTCAATGGAAAAGGTTCGTTGTGGTGTGTTGACCCAGAATATAAACCTAACCTTGTCCAAGCACTGAAAAAGCAGCCGTTTCCCTCAGCGCTCGCCTTTTATACTCCGCCGGCGTCACCACCAAGGTAGGTAAATTTTCTCATCCCAGTATGGTGCACAGTTATGTTACTCCACCCAGCAGAGGAGAGGCCCACACAGATGTTGATGGATTTTTACCAGCTGCCACCTGAGAGAAGAattaggttgcccagagaagctgtggctgccccatccctggaggtgttcaagaccaggccggatggggctttgagcaacctggtctagtgggaggtgtccctgcccatggcaggggggttggaactcaatgacctttaaggtcctttccaacccaaaccattctatgattccatgattctatgaatttgagTAGGGTTTAGATGAGACTGGCGAGACGAGGCGGGCAGGTGTTATGAGTTTCCCAGATAGGAAGTCTGGGGTTTGTGTCCCGGGTGTCTTCATAACTGTGGGAGAGTTTGAAAGGAGGTGGGGGCTCTGCTGGTGAGCCACATTTCTCTGGAGGTCAGGCAGTCCGAGGAACTGGAGCAAAATCCTCCTTCAAGCACAGTTCCAAAAACAGTCAACGCTTTTATTATCTGAAATGCTTAGAGAGGCTGGACTAAGAGGGGTGTTTTCCTCCGAAGCTGTTAAAAGCATTTTGCAGCCAGGATGGGAAGAACAGCCTTTACCATAAATGTACTCTTAAGGTGGAGCATGCAAGACTTCTGAAATCAGGACTTCCTCATCTGACACATTTTTAAGATTGGGCAATAGATTTTGGAGAATTTGAAGTCAAGATCATGTGTTCTTGGCTGAGGAAGAGAAAGGGCAGCTGGGTCAGCCTATAGAGGCGGcgcagagaggaggaagaagggcagaaagcagagaggaacacattGCTGTTGTTGGTGAGCTCAGTTGTCAGGTAGGCACATAGCAGGTTTATCTAGTTCAGCAAAGAATTTGGGTGAGATAAGAGATAATTAAGGCCTCTGCACATTGCCCTATGCCTTAACCTTATCGGCGAGGAGTTTTCCCtcacaaacaggaggaactgggaTTACTGGAGCAGGATGTAAAGCTGATAAACATTGAGCAGACATTTCTAAGGGTCCAACGGGCATTGACCCCGAGAGCTGGCACCTCCATGGAAGCCTTAGCTGTCTGGCCGTGGCTGAACGCCTGGCATGGGCTTTTCCAGGTGGGCTTGTAACCTATGAGATGTAAATGTGGTCTCTGACCTTCCAGCCGTCTTGAGCCGTAGTGGATCATCTTGGCTTTGAACGAGCCAGGCAGAAATGTCCCGCTTTCCAGCTTTCTGCATTACTAAAATAACCCTGAAGTCAAACTGGAAAGTACAAGATGGCTGGTGCTATTGTCAGGCTTTGTTTTAAGGGAACA
Encoded here:
- the FOXN2 gene encoding forkhead box protein N2, with protein sequence MGPVTGMTPDKKAETPGAEKAAGLRQCHGMGSLPDAGDAGRPKATVVDKDSADDELTNLNWLHENTNLLTNFSLGSEGLPIVSPLYDIEGDSVPSFSPSCYQNPPKKSSTSKPPYSFSLLIYMAIEHSPNKSLPVKEIYSWILERFPYFATAPTGWKNSVRHNLSLNKCFRKVERSHGKVNGKGSLWCVDPEYKPNLVQALKKQPFPSALAFYTPPASPPSRSASPHYLTSVLQQNHGRSLKESDIDAATAMMLLNTSIQQGMLDCEKPQPLKTPKKRSYGSAFNPPSSINLQENDSAATNIDPKEDHNYSASSMGAQRCASRSSVSSLSSLDEVYEFISKTSHEGSDGSEGFHSEVDTDVDSEDDPLGDSGYASQPCVDTSEESQPSNKALKELCQEIDEELKEAAGSLLHLAGIQTCLSSLISTAKTHCHKQRKK